One Phaseolus vulgaris cultivar G19833 chromosome 2, P. vulgaris v2.0, whole genome shotgun sequence DNA window includes the following coding sequences:
- the LOC137809551 gene encoding disease resistance protein RUN1-like, giving the protein MSASLTKHDVFLSFRGEDTRSSSSFPVSTSLTKHDVFLSFRGEDTRDNFISHLHPALQRKNIEAYIDETLPRGEEISSALLSAIEESKIYIVVFSQNYASSTWCLNELTKILDCKKRYGRDVIPVFYKVDPSTIRKQEERYKEAFDEHEQHFKHDKVQGWKDALTEAAGLSGWDSKVTRSEHTLVEGIVGDILRKLNRYSISYDQGIIGIEKNIEGIQSLLHLDLPDVRIIGICGMGGIGKTTICDQIYHKLELQFDSSSLVLDVQEKIQRDGIDSIRTKYLSELKRTKVLLILDDVTDSAQLQKLIRGSDSFGQGSRIIITSRDRQVLKNARADDIYEVKELNFNDSQKLFSLHAFKQKSSEEIGYRELSKKVLTYAEGIPLALQILGSLLYGRTREAWESQLQKLEKGQHLGIFNVLKLSYDGLEEEEKNIFLDIACFYIGHNEIVVAETLDDCGFSSKIGMDILKDRGLISVFHGRIVMHDLIQEMGKEIVRKECPQHPGKRSRLFNVEEICEVLRKNKGSDAIECISLSTSIECISLSTFKVKEVVVHAQSFEKMNNLRVLRLYTWGLELKVSFESPLVDMPDTLKILYWTHFPQRFWPPNFCPQNLVTLEMPFCHLEQLWEGDQILPNLKRLDLSVSRKLTRIPDLSGSPNIEEIKLSACSKLIEVHSSIFLSKLSYLCLDFCFDLESVNIPSNILSTSPGRISLFHCGKLNMFSLSEHQDKFLPRVILERQEPDMMKEINANNATDSEDSEDYEGVPLQFSGKKLSHIDLSHCSSLTIFPIDLSDMKFINQLSLRGCSKLENLPEIQDTLEDLAVLILDATAIQALPSSLCRLIGLEELSLRSCFNLQIIPSSIGSLTRLCKLHLTRCNSLQTFPSSIFNLKLSKLDLCGCSSLSTFPDITERAPTFARIDLSYTAVKVLPSSFANFVNLRSLELRKCTDLESLPNSIVSLKLLSKLDCSGCAKLTKIPRHIGRLTSLVKLSLRDSGIVNLPESIAHLSSLKSLDLSDCKKLECIPQIPPFLKQLVALDCPSIRRVMPNSLVQNLSNSKEGVFKFRFTNAQQLDSGGRANIEEDARLRMTDDRYRSVFFCFPGSTVPGWFHFRGKGHSVTINEDLSFCSDDRLTGFALCVVFGVLDTNSVKGRYGSFGYSLKFESDDDGTHIIPNNDRLNRHFKWNGEYSFVDKDHTFVWKFNLESLSPRLCDARSFTFEISPLYDFGWSVVTIKECGICPLYSKKKDDKYGGAVHIEESSGRLQQLSSHSCLNLEIIPSSIGSLTRLCKLHLTYCNSLQTFPSTIFNLKLRKLDLGGCSRLRTFPEIMKPAHTFAHIDLTCTAVKELPSSFGNLVNLRSLELQECTYLESLPNSIVNMKLLSKLDCSGCAKLTEIPRHIGRLTSLMELSLRDSGIVNLPESIAHLSSLKSLDLSDCKKLECIPPIPPFLEQLEALDCPSIRRVMSNSLVPNLSNSKEGVFKYHFTNAQQLDSGARANIEEDARLRMIDDTYRCVLFCFPGSAVPGWFNFRGKGHSVTINEDLSFCSDDRLTGFALCVAFGVLDIKGGYGSFRYSLKFEYDDGTQIIPYKGVLNSYFKWDGEGTFVWKFNLESLMASGMSLRLCDARSFTFEISPYDPFLRPNRPDYESVERELKSGIRIKECGICPLYTKKKDDKYGGAVDYSASENDIEEFSGSNVAHSSGETGEDRKRNAESYPVN; this is encoded by the exons ATGTCTGCTTCTCTAACCAAGCATGATGTGTTTCTCAGCTTCAGAGGGGAAGACACAC GAAGTTCTTCATCATTCCCCGTGTCCACTTCTCTAACAAAGCATGATGTGTTTCTCAGCTTCAGAGGGGAAGACACACGTGACAACTTCATTAGCCACCTTCATCCAGCACTGCAAAGGAAGAACATAGAAGCATATATTGATGAGACACTACCCCGGGGCGAAGAAATTTCATCTGCACTGCTCTCTGCAATAGAAGAATCGAAGATTTATATCGTCGTTTTCTCCCAAAACTATGCATCTTCCACTTGGTGCTTGAATGAACTCACTAAGATACTTGATTGCAAGAAGAGATATGGAAGGGATGTCATACCTGTTTTCTACAAGGTGGATCCGTCAACTATTAGGAAGCAGGAAGAAAGATACAAAGAAGCATTCGATGAGCATGAGCAGCACTTTAAGCACGACAAAGTGCAAGGATGGAAGGATGCTCTCACCGAAGCTGCTGGACTTTCAGGCTGGGATTCAAAAGTCACCAG GTCAGAACACACACTTGTTGAAGGAATTGTGGGAGATATTTTGAGAAAATTGAATCGTTATTCCATCAGTTATGATCAAGGAATCATCggcattgaaaaaaatattgaaggaATTCAGTCCTTGTTGCATCTTGACTTACCGGATGTTCGGATCATAGGCATTTGTGGCATGGGAGGAATAGGAAAAACTACAATTTGTGATCAAATATATCACAAATTGGAATTGCAGTTTGATTCCAGCAGCCTTGTTTTAGACGTTcaagaaaaaatacaaagagatggAATAGACAGTATCAGAACAAAATATCTGTCTGAGCTCAAACGGACAAAGGTTCTCCTCATTCTTGATGATGTTACCGATTCAGCTCAActtcaaaaattaataagagGGAGTGATAGTTTTGGGCAGGGCAGTAGAATCATTATCACCAGTAGAGACAGACAAGTGCTTAAGAATGCTAGAGCTGATGATATCTACGAAGTTAAGGAGTTGAATTTTAATGATTCTCAGAAGCTTTTTAGTTTACATGcttttaaacaaaaatcttCAGAAGAAATTGGTTACAGGGAACTGTCAAAAAAGGTGTTGACATATGCAGAAGGGATTCCGTTAGCTCTCCAGATTTTGGGGTCATTGCTTTATGGAAGAACAAGAGAAGCATGGGAGAGTCAGTTGCAAAAGTTGGAAAAGGGCCAACATCTTGGTATTTTCAATGTATTAAAATTAAGTTATGATGGGCTCgaggaggaggagaagaatATATTTCTTGACATAGCTTGCTTTTATATAGGTCACAATGAGATTGTGGTAGCAGAAACACTTGATGACTGTGGTTTCTCTTCTAAGATTGGAATGGATATTCTCAAAGATAGGGGCTTAATATCTGTCTTTCATGGTAGAATTGTGATGCACGATCTAATACAAGAAATGGGTAAAGAAATTGTTCGTAAAGAGTGTCCTCAGCATCCTGGAAAACGCAGCCGATTGTTTAATGTTGAGGAAATTTGTGAGGTTTTAAGAAAGAACAAG GGGTCAGATGCAATAGAGTGTATATCACTATCTACTTCAATAGAGTGTATATCACTATCTACTTTCAAAGTAAAAGAAGTTGTAGTACATGCACAAAGTTTCGAAAAGATGAACAATCTTAGGGTGCTTAGGCTCTACACGTGGGGATTGGAATTAAAAGTGTCTTTTGAATCACCTCTTGTGGATATGCCAGACACTCTAAAGATTCTTTATTGGACACATTTCCCTCAAAGATTTTGGCCTCCAAACTTTTGCCCACAAAATCTAGTGACCCTCGAAATGCCATTCTGCCATCTTGAACAACTCTGGGAAGGAGATCAG ATTTTACCCAACTTGAAAAGGCTCGACCTGAGTGTTTCTCGGAAACTTACTAGAATACCAGACCTTTCTGGGTCACCAAATATTGAAGAAATAAAGCTGAGTGCTTGTTCAAAGTTGATTGAAGTTCACTCTTCGATATTCCTCAGCAAGCTCAGTTATTTATGTttagatttttgttttgatCTCGAAAGTGTAAATATTCCGAGCAACATTTTATCCACATCACCAGGACGGATTAGTCTTTTCCATTGTGGGAAGCTTAATATGTTTTCATTGAGTGAACATCAAGATAAATTTCTCCCTCGTGTCATACTGGAGCGTCAGGAACCGGATATGATGAAAGAGATAAATGCTAATAATGCTACAGACTCAGAAGACTCAGAAGACTACGAAGGTGTGCCCTTACAATTTAGTGGCAAGAAGCTCTCTCACATAGATCTCTCTCACTGTTCTTCTCTTACAATCTTTCCAATTGACCTTTCTGATATGAAATTCATAAATCAACTTTCTCTCCGTGGTTGCTCAAAATTGGAAAATTTACCCGAGATTCAGGACACGTTGGAAGATCTAGCGGTGCTCATCTTAGACGCCACAGCCATACAGGCACTACCTTCATCCTTGTGCCGTTTGATAGGGCTTGAAGAACTGAGTTTGCGCAGTTGCTTCAATCTTCAGATTATTCCATCTTCCATTGGAAGCCTCACCAGACTATGCAAGTTACACCTCACCCGCTGTAATTCACTTCAGACTTTTCCAAGCAGCATTTTCAATTTGAAATTGAGCAAGCTTGATTTGTGTGGTTGCTCAAGCCTGAGTACCTTCCCAGATATCACGGAGCGGGCTCCTACTTTTGCTCGCATTGACTTATCATATACGGCTGTTAAAGTACTGCCTTCCTCATTTGCCAATTTCGTTAATCTTCGATCCCTGGAGCTCCGCAAATGCACTGATCTCGAGTCACTTCCAAACTCCATTGTTAGTCTGAAGCTACTCTCTAAACTTGATTGTTCGGGGTGTGCCAAATTAACAAAAATCCCAAGACACATCGGTCGCTTGACGTCATTAGTGAAACTGTCACTGCGTGATAGCGGAATCGTGAACCTTCCTGAGAGCATTGCTCATCTTTCAAGCTTGAAATCGCTTGATTTAAGCGACTGCAAAAAGCTTGAATGCATCCCACAGATTCCACCATTTCTAAAACAACTCGTGGCATTGGATTGCCCATCCATTAGAAGAGTGATGCCAAATTCTCTTGTTCAAAACTTGTCAAATTCCAAAGAGGGTGTCTTCAAATTTCGTTTCACCAATGCTCAACAACTGGATTCAGGTGGTCGTGCTAACATTGAGGAGGATGCAAGGCTTAGGATGACCGATGATAGATATAGGTCTGTGTTCTTCTGTTTTCCAGGGAGTACAGTTCCTGGTTGGTTCCATTTTCGTGGGAAGGGACATTCAGTGACTATAAATGAAGATTTAAGTTTCTGCAGCGATGATAGGCTCACTGGTTTCGCTTTGTGTGTGGTTTTTGGAGTGTTAGATACGAATTCTGTTAAAGGTAGATATGGTTCTTTTGGTTACAGCCTAAAATTTGAATCTGATGATGATGGCACACATATCATTCCAAATAATGATAGGTTAAACAGACATTTCAAATGGAATGGTGAATACAGTTTTGTTGATAAAGATCACACATTCGTCTGGAAATTTAACTTAGAATCCCTAAGCCCTAGGCTGTGTGATGCTCGCAGCTTCACTTTTGAGATCAGTCCTCTTTATGACTTTGGGTGGTCAGTTGTGACAATAAAAGAATGCGGCATATGCCCTCTTTATTCCAAAAAGAAAGATGATAAATATGGTGGTGCTGTTCACATTGAAGAATCCAGTGGAA GGCTTCAACAACTGAGTTCGCACAGTTGCTTGAATCTTGAGATTATTCCATCTTCCATTGGAAGCCTCACCAGACTATGCAAGTTACACCTTACCTACTGTAATTCACTTCAAACTTTTCCAAGCACCATTTTCAATTTGAAATTGAGGAAGCTTGATTTGGGTGGTTGCTCAAGGCTGAGGACCTTCCCAGAGATCATGAAGCCGGCTCATACTTTTGCTCATATTGACTTGACATGTACGGCTGTTAAAGAACTGCCTTCCTCATTTGGCAATTTGGTTAATCTTCGATCCCTGGAACTCCAAGAGTGCACTTATCTCGAGTCACTTCCAAACTCCATTGTTAATATGAAGCTTCTCTCTAAACTTGATTGTTCGGGGTGTGCCAAATTAACAGAAATCCCAAGACACATCGGTCGCTTGACGTCATTAATGGAACTGTCACTGCGTGATAGCGGAATCGTGAACCTTCCTGAGAGCATTGCTCATCTTTCAAGCCTGAAATCACTTGATTTAAGCGACTGCAAAAAGCTTGAATGCATTCCACCGATTCCACCATTTCTAGAACAACTCGAGGCATTGGATTGCCCATCCATTAGAAGAGTGATGTCAAATTCTCTTGTTCCAAACTTGTCAAATTCCAAAGAGGGTGTCTTCAAATATCATTTCACCAATGCTCAACAACTGGATTCAGGTGCTCGTGCTAACATCGAGGAGGATGCAAGGCTTAGGATGATCGACGATACATATAGGTGTGTGTTGTTCTGTTTTCCAGGGAGTGCAGTTCCTGGTTGGTTCAATTTTCGTGGGAAGGGACATTCAGTGACTATAAATGAAGATTTAAGTTTCTGCAGCGATGATAGGCTCACTGGTTTCGCTTTGTGTGTAGCTTTTGGAGTGTTAGATATTAAAGGTGGATATGGTTCTTTTCGTTACAGCCTAAAATTTGAATATGATGATGGCACACAGATCATTCCATATAAGGGTGTGTTAAATAGCTATTTCAAATGGGATGGTGAAGGGACATTCGTGTGGAAATTTAACTTGGAGTCCCTAATGGCGAGCGGCATGAGCCTTAGGCTGTGTGATGCTCGCAGCTTCACTTTTGAGATCAGTCCGTATGATCCCTTTCTGCGGCCAAATCGGCCAGATTACGAATCAGTTGAGAGAGAGTTGAAATCAGGTATCAGAATAAAAGAATGCGGCATATGCCCTCTTTATACGAAAAAGAAAGATGATAAATATGGTGGTGCTGTTGACTATTCTGCATCAGAAAATGACATTGAAGAATTCAGTGGAAGCAATGTTGCACACTCTTCAGGAGAAACAGGGGAAGATAGGAAGAGGAACGCCGAAAGCTACCCAGTCAACTAG
- the LOC137812974 gene encoding disease resistance protein RPV1-like isoform X2: MSASLTKHDVFLSFRGEDTRDNFISHLYAALQRKNIQAYIDYRLLRGQEISPVLLSAIEESKIYVIVFSKNYASSTWCLDELTKILDCKKRYGRDVIPVFYKVDPSTIRKQEERYKEAFNEHEQHFKHDTVQGWKDALTEAAGLAGWDSKVTRPEHALVEEIVEDILRKLNRYSASYDQGIIGIEKNIEGIQSLLHLESTDVRIIGICGMGGIGKTTICDQIYQKLALQFDSSSLVLDVQEKIQRDGIDGIRTKYQSELLKEEKSSYLPYYNERLKRTKVLLILDDVTDSTQLQKLIGGSDSFGQGSRIIMTSRDRQVLKNAGADDIYEVKELNFYDSQRLFSLHAFKEKSSEEIGYRELSEKVLRYAKGIPLALQILGSLLYGRTREAWESELQKLKKGQHLGIFNVLKLSYDGLEEEEKNIFLDIACFYRGHEEIEVAERLDDCGFSSKIGMDILKDRGLISVIDGRIVMHDLIQEMGKEIVRKECPQHPGKRSRLFNDEEICEVLRKNKGSDAIQCISISLYTFKVKEVVVHAESFEKMDNLRMLRLYTFGLNSKVSLESSLVGLPDTLKFLYWNGFLQRFWPPNFCPQNLVILEMPYCDLEQLWEGDQNLPNLKRLDLTRSWKLARIPDLSMSPNIEKIILSYCKKLIEIHSSIFLSKLSCLCLDHCDDLNSVNIPSNILSTSPGWITLSHCRKLNMFSISKHEDKFLPHVILERQELDMTKEINFPTSSEISPSSEILSITFDRYNIEVANNATDSEDSEVFNSLLEGVPLNFQSLKNLCYLDLSDCSSLTIFPFDLSDMKFLKQLCLSGCSKLENLPEIQDTLEDLAVLILDDTAIQALPSSLCRLVGLQQLSLHSCFNLEIIPSSIGSLTRLCKLDLAHCNSLQTFPSTIFNLKLRNLDLRGCSRLRTFPEITESAHTFAHINLTSTTVKELPSSFANFVNLRSLELRKCTDLESLPNCIVNLKLLSKLDCSGCAKLTEIPRHIGRLTSLMELSLRDSGIVNLPESIAHLSSLKSLDLSDCKKLECIPPIPPFLKQLVALDCPSIRKVMSNSLVRNLSNSKEGVFKFHFTNAQQLDSGGRANIEKDARLRMTDDAYRSVFFCYPGSAVPGWFHFRGKGHSVTINEDLSFCSDNRLTGFSLCVVFEVLDTNDIKGRYSSFGYSLKFESDDDGTQIIPNNDVLNLTDAGRFLDKDHTFVWKFNLESLRASGMSLRLCDARSFTFEISHWWPDIRVKECGICPLYSKKKDDEYGGAVHIE; this comes from the exons ATGTCTGCTTCTTTAACAAAGCATGATGTGTTTCTCAGCTTCAGAGGGGAAGACACACGTGACAACTTCATTAGTCACCTTTATGCAGCGCTGCAAAGGAAGAACATTCAAGCATATATTGATTACAGATTACTCAGGGGCCAAGAAATTTCACCTGTACTCCTCTCTGCAATAGAAGAATCAAAGATTTATGTCATCGTTTTCTCCAAAAACTATGCATCTTCCACATGGTGCTTGGATGAACTCACTAAGATACTTGATTGCAAGAAGAGATATGGAAGGGATGTGATACCTGTTTTCTACAAGGTGGATCCATCAACTATTAGGAAGCAGGAAGAAAGATACAAAGAAGCATTCAATGAGCATGAGCAGCACTTTAAGCACGACACAGTGCAAGGATGGAAGGATGCTCTCACCGAAGCTGCTGGACTTGCAGGCTGGGATTCAAAAGTCACCAG GCCAGAACACGCACTTGTTGAAGAAATTGTGGAAGATATTTTGAGAAAATTGAATCGTTATTCCGCCAGTTATGATCAAGGAATCATCggcattgaaaaaaatattgaaggaATTCAGTCCTTGTTGCATCTTGAGTCAACGGATGTTCGGATCATAGGAATTTGTGGCATGGGAGGAATAGGAAAAACTACAATTTGTGATCAAATATATCAGAAATTGGCATTGCAGTTTGATTCCAGCAGCCTTGTTTTAGACGTTcaagaaaaaatacaaagagatggAATAGACGGTATCAGAACAAAATATCAGTCTGAGCTTCTAAAGGAAGAGAAATCCTCTTATTTACCATATTACAATGAAAGGCTCAAACGGACAAAGGTTCTCCTCATTCTTGATGATGTTACCGATTCAACTCAACTTCAAAAATTAATAGGAGGGAGTGATAGTTTTGGGCAGGGCAGTAGAATCATTATGACCAGTAGAGATAGACAAGTGCTTAAGAATGCTGGAGCTGATGATATCTACGAAGTTAAGGAGTTGAATTTTTATGATTCTCAGAGACTTTTTAGTTTACATGCTTTTAAAGAAAAATCTTCAGAAGAAATTGGTTACAGGGAACTGTCAGAAAAGGTGTTGAGATATGCAAAAGGGATTCCGTTAGCTCTCCAGATTTTGGGGTCATTGCTTTATGGCAGAACAAGAGAAGCATGGGAGAGTGAGTTGCAAAAGTTGAAAAAGGGCCAACATCTTGGTATTTTCAATGTATTAAAATTAAGTTATGATGGGCtggaggaggaggagaagaatATATTTCTTGACATAGCTTGCTTTTATAGAGGTCACGAGGAGATTGAGGTAGCAGAAAGACTTGATGACTGTGGTTTCTCTTCTAAGATTGGAATGGATATTCTGAAAGATAGGGGCCTAATATCTGTCATTGATGGTAGAATTGTGATGCACGATCTAATACAAGAAATGGGTAAAGAAATTGTTCGTAAAGAGTGTCCTCAGCATCCTGGAAAACGCAGCCGATTGTTTAATGATGAGGAAATTTGTGAGGTTTTAAGAAAGAACAAG GGGTCAGATGCAATACAGTGTATATCAATATCATTATATACTTTCAAAGTAAAAGAAGTTGTAGTACATGCAGAAAGTTTCGAAAAGATGGACAATCTTAGGATGCTTAGGCTCTACACGTTTGGATTGAATTCAAAAGTGTCTCTTGAATCATCTCTTGTAGGTCTGCCGGACACTCTAAAGTTTCTTTATTGGAACGGTTTCCTTCAAAGATTCTGGCCTCCAAACTTTTGCCCACAAAATCTAGTGATCCTCGAAATGCCATACTGCGATCTTGAACAACTCTGGGAAGGAGATCAG AATTTACCCAACTTGAAAAGGCTCGACCTGACACGTTCTTGGAAACTTGCTAGAATACCAGACCTTTCTATGTCACcaaatattgaaaaaataattctgagttattgtaaaaagttgATTGAAATTCACTCTTCGATATTCCTCAGCAAACTCAGTTGTTTATGTTTAGATCATTGTGATGATCTGAATAGTGTAAATATTCCGAGCAACATTTTATCCACATCACCAGGATGGATTACTCTTTCCCATTGTCGGAAGCTTAATATGTTTTCAATCAGTAAACATGAAGATAAATTTCTCCCTCATGTCATACTGGAGCGTCAGGAACTGGATATGACGAAAGAGATAAATTTCCCAACTTCCAGTGAAATTTCCCCAAGCAGTGAAATTTTGTCAATTACTTTTGACAGATATAATATAGAAGTGGCTAATAATGCTACAGACTCAGAAGACTCAGAGGTGTTCAACAGTCTCTTGGAAGGTGTGCCCTTAAACTTTCAAAGTCTCAAGAACCTCTGTTACTTAGATCTCTCTGACTGTTCTTCCCTTACAATCTTTCCGTTTGACCTTTCTGATATGAAATTCCTAAAGCAACTTTGTCTCAGTGGTTGCTCAAAACTGGAAAATTTACCCGAGATTCAGGACACGTTGGAAGATCTAGCGGTGCTCATCTTAGACGACACAGCCATACAGGCACTACCTTCATCCTTGTGCCGTTTGGTAGGGCTTCAACAACTGAGTTTGCACAGTTGCTTCAATCTTGAGATTATTCCATCTTCCATTGGAAGCCTCACCAGACTATGCAAGTTAGACCTTGCCCACTGTAATTCACTTCAAACTTTTCCAAGCACCATTTTCAATTTGAAGTTGAGGAACCTTGATTTGCGTGGTTGCTCAAGGCTGAGGACCTTCCCAGAGATCACGGAGTCGGCTCATACTTTTGCTCACATTAACTTAACATCTACGACTGTTAAAGAACTGCCTTCCTCATTTGCCAATTTCGTTAATCTTCGTTCCCTGGAGCTCCGCAAATGCACTGATCTCGAGTCACTTCCAAACTGCATTGTTAATCTGAAGCTTCTCTCTAAACTTGATTGTTCGGGGTGTGCCAAATTAACAGAAATCCCAAGGCACATTGGTCGTTTGACGTCATTAATGGAACTGTCACTGCGTGATAGCGGAATCGTGAACCTTCCTGAGAGCATTGCTCATCTTTCGAGCTTGAAATCGCTTGATTTAAGCGACTGCAAAAAGCTTGAATGCATCCCACCGATTCCACCATTTCTAAAACAACTCGTGGCATTGGATTGCCCATCCATTAGAAAAGTGATGTCAAATTCTCTTGTTCGGAACCTCTCAAATTCCAAAGAGGGTGTATTCAAATTTCATTTCACCAATGCTCAACAACTGGATTCAGGTGGTCGTGCTAACATTGAGAAGGATGCAAGGCTTAGGATGACCGACGATGCATATAGGTCTGTGTTCTTCTGTTATCCAGGGAGTGCAGTTCCTGGTTGGTTCCATTTTCGTGGGAAGGGACATTCAGTGACTATAAATGAAGATTTAAGTTTTTGCAGCGATAATAGGCTCACTGGTTTCTCTTTGTGCGTGGTTTTTGAAGTGTTAGATACGAATGATATTAAAGGTAGATATAGTTCTTTTGGTTACAGCCTAAAATTTGAATCTGATGATGATGGCACACAGATCATTCCAAATAATGATGTGTTAAACTTGACGGATGCAGGCAGATTTCTTGATAAAGATCACACATTTGTGTGGAAATTTAACTTGGAGTCCCTAAGGGCAAGCGGCATGAGCCTTAGGCTCTGTGATGCTCGCAGCTTCACTTTTGAGATCAGCCATTGGTGGCCCGATATCAGAGTAAAAGAATGCGGCATATGCCCTCTTTATTCCAAAAAGAAAGATGATGAATATGGTGGTGCTGTTCACATTGAATAA